Proteins from a genomic interval of Posidoniimonas polymericola:
- a CDS encoding TRAP transporter large permease, giving the protein MDVQIIIIVVAFFAMLLMNVPVAIAIGGAAFMAILSLGDVSTGYIVAQKMSAGIAKFSLLAIPFFVLAGQLMGEGGMARRLIDFASVLVGHLQGGLAYVCTLTCMLFGAISGSATAAVSSVGGMMLPEMQRNGYDRDTSVALTTTAATTGLMIPPSNVMIVFAVVAGDVSVASLFLAGIGPGILTGLLLMLACWITGFRGDEHEGVRASLDDIIRAAWAAFPSLLLIVIVMGGILGGVFSPTEAAAIAVLYAFLLTFVIYREAPLSALPQMLLKAGITTSVIFLLIGASQAMSWVLVYQNIPQTISATMLSLSDNPLVILLIINLVLLVVGAFMDMTPAVLIFTPIFLPVVTELGMDPVHFGIMIIVNLCIGLCTPPVGTCLFIGCGVGQTTIAKVARPMIPFFIAMVVALLIITYVPQLSLWLPEVLGP; this is encoded by the coding sequence ATGGACGTGCAGATCATCATCATCGTGGTCGCGTTCTTCGCGATGCTGCTGATGAACGTCCCCGTGGCGATCGCGATCGGCGGCGCGGCGTTCATGGCGATCTTGTCGCTGGGCGATGTCTCGACCGGGTACATCGTGGCCCAGAAGATGAGCGCCGGCATCGCCAAGTTCTCGCTGCTGGCGATCCCGTTCTTCGTGCTCGCCGGCCAGCTGATGGGCGAGGGGGGCATGGCGCGGCGACTCATCGACTTCGCCAGCGTGCTGGTCGGCCACCTGCAGGGCGGACTGGCGTACGTCTGCACGCTCACCTGCATGCTGTTCGGCGCCATCTCCGGCTCGGCCACCGCCGCGGTGTCGAGCGTCGGCGGGATGATGCTCCCTGAAATGCAACGCAACGGCTACGACCGCGACACCAGCGTCGCGCTCACCACCACCGCCGCCACCACCGGGCTGATGATCCCGCCCAGCAACGTGATGATCGTGTTCGCGGTGGTCGCCGGCGACGTTTCGGTCGCTTCGCTCTTCCTGGCCGGCATCGGGCCGGGCATCCTGACCGGCCTGCTGCTGATGCTGGCCTGCTGGATCACCGGCTTTCGGGGCGACGAGCACGAGGGTGTGCGGGCCTCGCTCGACGACATCATCCGCGCCGCCTGGGCCGCCTTCCCCAGCCTGCTGCTGATCGTGATCGTGATGGGCGGCATCTTGGGGGGCGTGTTCTCCCCCACCGAGGCGGCCGCCATCGCCGTACTGTACGCCTTCCTCTTGACCTTCGTCATCTACCGCGAGGCGCCGCTGTCGGCCCTGCCGCAGATGCTGCTCAAGGCCGGCATCACCACCTCGGTGATCTTCCTCTTGATCGGCGCCAGCCAGGCGATGAGCTGGGTGCTGGTCTACCAGAACATCCCGCAGACCATCAGCGCCACGATGCTCTCGCTGTCGGACAACCCGCTGGTGATCCTGCTGATCATCAACCTGGTGCTGCTGGTCGTCGGCGCGTTCATGGACATGACGCCGGCGGTGCTGATCTTCACGCCGATCTTCCTGCCGGTCGTCACGGAGCTCGGCATGGACCCGGTGCACTTCGGCATCATGATCATCGTGAACCTGTGCATCGGCCTCTGCACGCCACCGGTGGGGACCTGCCTGTTCATCGGCTGCGGGGTCGGCCAGACCACCATCGCCAAGGTCGCGCGGCCGATGATCCCGTTCTTCATCGCGATGGTCGTGGCGCTGCTGATCATCACCTACGTGCCGCAGCTGTCGCTCTGGCTGCCGGAAGTGCTGGGGCCGTAG
- a CDS encoding TRAP transporter small permease translates to MRRFGVALLEGLVSLIMGALVLVVLWGVASRFVLDSPSRWTQDVSEALIVWLTFLAAAAGFRRWEHLGLDWLAEKLSPDARRLLEVLVALICAVFAAAALIWGGYVLVAKTLESGQMMTTVPLRKGWVYLAAPVGGVLICLFSLHRAWRIAGGAEVVGGGPGDAPSVPTELEQQA, encoded by the coding sequence GTGAGACGCTTTGGCGTGGCGCTGCTCGAGGGGCTGGTGTCGCTCATCATGGGCGCGCTGGTGCTGGTCGTGCTGTGGGGCGTGGCGTCGCGGTTCGTGCTCGACTCGCCGAGCCGCTGGACCCAAGACGTCTCCGAGGCGTTGATCGTCTGGCTGACGTTCCTGGCCGCCGCGGCTGGCTTCCGCCGCTGGGAGCACCTGGGCCTCGACTGGCTGGCCGAAAAGCTCTCGCCCGACGCCCGGCGGCTGCTGGAGGTCCTCGTCGCGCTGATCTGCGCGGTGTTCGCGGCCGCGGCCCTGATCTGGGGCGGCTACGTGCTAGTTGCGAAGACCCTCGAGTCGGGCCAGATGATGACCACGGTGCCGCTCCGCAAGGGCTGGGTCTACCTGGCCGCTCCGGTCGGCGGGGTGTTGATCTGCCTGTTCTCGCTGCACCGCGCGTGGCGGATCGCGGGCGGGGCCGAGGTCGTCGGCGGCGGGCCGGGGGATGCCCCTTCGGTCCCCACCGAATTGGAGCAGCAGGCCTGA
- a CDS encoding TRAP transporter substrate-binding protein → MFGKATSFFIVGLCCGVLSATLAFALVLRSADDAHEPGGSPTRVLKLAHSLDEKHPVHQALLQMAETLDQKSRGRLSLEIFANSQLGSEAECVEQLQQGALDLTKTSAGPLENFIPEIAVLGVPYVFRSEDHCWKVLEGPIGDELLAAGERVGFKGLCYFDAGARSFYTVNRAILSPDDLVGLKIRVQQSKTAMAMVEALGGSPTPIDWGELYSALQTNQVDGAENNLPSFYSNRHFEVCRHFTRNEHTRVPDVLLVSEQTWQALSPDEQRWLQEAAYESADRQRQLWSDETKRVLQALEAEGVAVHVPDLAPFIEKVQDLHHSYDGTQVGGLMQRIAEE, encoded by the coding sequence ATGTTTGGCAAAGCCACATCGTTCTTTATCGTTGGCCTGTGCTGTGGCGTTCTGAGCGCGACGCTGGCGTTTGCGTTGGTGCTCCGCTCGGCCGACGATGCCCATGAACCAGGGGGTTCGCCAACGCGGGTGCTGAAGCTGGCCCACAGCCTGGACGAGAAGCACCCGGTGCACCAGGCGCTGCTGCAAATGGCCGAGACGCTCGACCAGAAGTCGCGCGGCCGGCTCAGCCTCGAGATCTTCGCCAACAGCCAGCTCGGCAGCGAGGCCGAGTGCGTCGAGCAGCTGCAGCAGGGCGCGCTCGACCTGACCAAAACCTCCGCCGGGCCGCTGGAGAACTTTATCCCCGAGATCGCGGTGCTGGGCGTGCCCTATGTGTTCCGCAGCGAGGACCACTGCTGGAAGGTGCTCGAGGGCCCGATCGGCGACGAGCTGCTCGCCGCCGGCGAGCGGGTCGGCTTCAAGGGCCTGTGCTACTTCGACGCCGGCGCCCGCAGCTTCTACACCGTCAACCGCGCGATCCTCTCGCCCGACGACCTGGTCGGCCTCAAGATCCGCGTGCAGCAGAGCAAGACCGCCATGGCCATGGTCGAGGCGCTCGGCGGGTCGCCGACCCCGATCGACTGGGGCGAGCTCTACTCCGCCCTGCAGACCAACCAGGTCGACGGCGCCGAGAACAACCTGCCGAGCTTCTACTCCAACCGGCACTTCGAGGTCTGCCGCCACTTCACCCGCAACGAGCACACCCGCGTGCCCGACGTGCTGCTGGTGAGCGAGCAGACCTGGCAGGCGTTGTCGCCCGACGAGCAGCGGTGGCTGCAGGAGGCCGCCTACGAGTCGGCCGACCGGCAGCGGCAGCTCTGGTCGGACGAAACCAAGCGAGTCCTGCAGGCCCTCGAGGCCGAGGGCGTCGCAGTCCACGTGCCCGACCTGGCGCCGTTCATCGAGAAGGTCCAGGACCTGCACCACAGCTACGACGGCACGCAGGTGGGCGGGCTGATGCAGCGGATCGCGGAGGAATAG
- a CDS encoding transglutaminase family protein — translation MRYRITHTTKYAYSEPVAVCHNLVHLSPRETRGQTRQSYRLIILPDPSDVLQRTDVFGNPTEYFSILEAHRGLSLSATSEIEIDERDEPGPGTPWEQVRDALPAAEPDAPMRPYQFAFPSSKAPLVRRLGQYAEKSFTPGRPIVDALRDLNLRINKDFEYNPQATTVSTPVTEAFDQRAGVCQDFAHVAISCLRSIGLAARYVSGYLRTIPPPGKPRLVGADASHAWLALYCGADGWVDADPTNAVLPGRDHITIAHGRDYADVCPIQGVYVGGGGHTMEVTVDVAPMK, via the coding sequence ATGCGCTACCGCATCACGCACACCACCAAGTACGCCTACAGCGAGCCGGTGGCGGTGTGCCACAACCTGGTGCACCTGTCGCCCCGCGAAACCCGCGGCCAGACCCGGCAGAGCTACCGCCTGATCATCCTGCCCGACCCGTCAGACGTGCTGCAGCGGACCGATGTCTTTGGCAACCCGACCGAGTACTTTTCGATCCTCGAAGCGCACCGCGGGTTGTCCCTCTCGGCGACCAGCGAGATCGAGATCGACGAGCGGGACGAGCCGGGACCCGGGACGCCGTGGGAGCAGGTGCGTGACGCGCTCCCGGCGGCCGAGCCCGACGCGCCGATGCGGCCCTACCAGTTCGCGTTCCCCTCGTCCAAGGCGCCGCTCGTCCGCCGGCTGGGGCAGTACGCGGAGAAGTCGTTCACGCCGGGGCGGCCGATCGTCGACGCCCTGCGGGACCTCAACCTCCGCATCAACAAGGACTTCGAGTACAACCCCCAGGCCACCACGGTCAGCACCCCGGTCACCGAGGCGTTCGACCAGCGGGCGGGCGTCTGCCAGGACTTCGCCCACGTGGCAATCTCCTGCCTGAGGTCGATCGGCCTCGCCGCGCGGTACGTCAGCGGCTACCTGCGGACGATACCGCCGCCGGGCAAGCCACGGCTGGTTGGGGCCGACGCCTCGCACGCGTGGCTCGCGTTGTACTGCGGCGCCGACGGCTGGGTCGACGCCGACCCCACCAACGCGGTGCTCCCCGGCCGCGACCACATCACCATCGCCCACGGCCGCGATTACGCCGACGTCTGCCCAATCCAGGGCGTCTATGTCGGCGGCGGCGGGCACACGATGGAGGTCACGGTCGACGTGGCCCCGATGAAGTAG
- a CDS encoding circularly permuted type 2 ATP-grasp protein — protein sequence MQGQRQTQPGGLVNQQAADVSPLVGYRPVAGAYDELIDPRGGYRAHWLAFTAQFERLGTLELKRRWARSQRLIHANGVAYSPHGAADDRQRPWMLDPFPLLVGSREWSEVSTGLAQRAQVLELALQDLYGPQKLVRDGVLPPELLYGHPGYLLPLKSPEVARSQMLQLYSADLGRSPDGSWWVLADRTESPSGIGFALENRIVVSRMLPEPFRDCRVMRLAGYFARVRESLQAIAPQQVRNPSIAILSQGPGQQNYFEDAYLARYLGYVLVEGEDLTVRKRRLWLKTLEGLVPIDVLIRRPNSDQCDPLELGGESPAGVAGLIQASREGSLAVANPLGSGLVESPVFMAFLPRLCQALLGEKLKLPGVATWWCGEPESLEYVTQNVDRLLLKRAFRQRGEESMLTVELRDMPREQLIEKLRADPRGYIAQERVQRSSAPCWRNGRLQTCRVALRAFATATPDGGFQVMEGALARTTSSAEPLETSILSGEGSKDVWITSDQPVEPISLLSHEDEPVALVRLGAELPSRVADNSYWLGRNLERADAKARLVRTVANRLTGEDDPTQLVELPYLLRALADEGLIEPGYAVAEMRELLPHVDRSLPSQVLNSQQPSSLTASVDRVFYSATKVRDRLSRDAWRLLLRVSQAFNAPDAAPQDLTDLINATDELIADLAAVGGLVVESMTRTQFYRFLDIGRRLERAAQLVELLTACLIETQPSVRPMLEALLETSDSIMTYRSRYRSNMRFVATLDLLLTDPSNPRSVAFQLNTLERHIGKLPRSDDEAQGAAAEQRLVMSMSHAIRMADVEALAEAHEMGNQKPLAELLAQISRDLPSLSNAISLKYLVHAGTPRQLSPL from the coding sequence ATGCAAGGCCAGCGGCAGACTCAACCCGGTGGCCTCGTCAACCAGCAGGCCGCCGATGTTTCTCCGCTGGTTGGGTACCGACCTGTCGCCGGCGCCTACGACGAGCTAATCGACCCCCGCGGCGGCTACCGCGCCCACTGGCTGGCGTTTACCGCACAGTTTGAACGACTCGGCACGCTCGAGCTCAAACGCCGCTGGGCCCGTTCGCAGCGGCTGATTCATGCCAACGGCGTCGCGTACAGCCCGCACGGCGCGGCGGACGACCGCCAACGCCCCTGGATGCTCGACCCGTTCCCGCTGCTGGTCGGGTCGCGTGAATGGTCCGAGGTCTCGACAGGTCTCGCCCAGCGGGCTCAGGTGCTCGAGCTCGCGCTGCAGGACCTGTACGGGCCGCAGAAGCTGGTGCGCGATGGCGTCCTGCCTCCCGAGCTGCTGTACGGTCACCCGGGCTACCTGCTGCCGCTTAAGTCGCCCGAGGTTGCGCGTTCGCAGATGCTGCAGCTGTATTCGGCCGACTTGGGCCGCTCCCCCGACGGGTCGTGGTGGGTGCTGGCGGACCGCACCGAGTCGCCCTCGGGAATCGGTTTCGCGCTGGAGAACCGGATCGTTGTCTCGCGGATGCTGCCCGAGCCGTTCCGCGACTGCCGCGTGATGCGGCTGGCGGGTTACTTCGCCCGCGTGCGCGAGAGCCTGCAGGCCATCGCGCCGCAGCAGGTCCGCAACCCGAGCATCGCGATCCTCAGCCAGGGCCCCGGCCAGCAGAACTATTTTGAGGACGCGTACCTCGCCAGGTACCTGGGCTACGTGCTGGTCGAGGGCGAAGACCTCACCGTGCGGAAACGCCGCCTGTGGCTCAAGACGCTCGAGGGGCTGGTGCCCATCGACGTGCTGATCCGCCGCCCGAACAGCGATCAGTGTGACCCGCTGGAGCTGGGCGGCGAATCGCCGGCCGGCGTGGCGGGGCTGATCCAGGCCTCGCGCGAAGGGTCGCTGGCGGTCGCCAACCCGCTCGGCAGCGGGCTGGTCGAGTCGCCCGTGTTCATGGCCTTCCTGCCGCGGCTCTGCCAGGCGCTGCTGGGCGAGAAGCTCAAGCTGCCGGGGGTCGCGACCTGGTGGTGCGGCGAGCCGGAGTCGCTCGAGTACGTCACGCAGAACGTCGACCGCCTGCTGCTCAAGCGGGCGTTCCGGCAGCGGGGCGAAGAGAGCATGCTGACGGTCGAGCTCCGCGACATGCCCCGCGAGCAGCTGATCGAAAAACTACGCGCCGACCCGCGCGGCTACATCGCCCAGGAAAGGGTTCAGCGTTCCTCGGCGCCCTGCTGGCGTAACGGGCGGCTGCAGACCTGCCGTGTGGCGTTGCGGGCTTTCGCCACCGCGACCCCCGACGGCGGCTTCCAGGTGATGGAGGGCGCCCTCGCCCGGACGACGTCGAGCGCCGAGCCGCTCGAGACCTCCATCCTTTCCGGCGAGGGGAGCAAGGACGTTTGGATCACCAGCGATCAGCCGGTCGAGCCGATCTCGCTGCTCTCTCACGAGGACGAGCCAGTGGCGTTGGTGCGTCTCGGCGCCGAGCTGCCCAGCCGTGTCGCGGACAACAGCTACTGGCTGGGCCGGAACCTCGAACGGGCCGACGCCAAAGCGCGCCTGGTCCGCACGGTCGCCAACCGGCTGACCGGCGAGGACGACCCGACGCAGCTTGTCGAGCTGCCCTACCTGCTGCGGGCGCTGGCCGACGAGGGCCTGATCGAGCCGGGCTACGCCGTCGCCGAGATGCGCGAGCTGCTGCCGCACGTCGACCGGTCGCTGCCGTCGCAGGTGCTCAACTCGCAGCAGCCGAGCTCGCTGACGGCGTCGGTCGATCGGGTGTTCTACTCGGCGACCAAGGTACGCGACCGCCTGTCGCGGGACGCGTGGCGGCTCTTGCTGCGCGTGAGCCAGGCGTTCAACGCGCCCGACGCAGCCCCGCAGGACCTGACCGACCTGATCAACGCGACCGACGAGCTGATCGCCGACCTGGCCGCCGTCGGCGGCCTGGTGGTCGAGAGCATGACCCGCACGCAGTTCTACCGGTTCCTGGACATCGGCCGGCGGCTCGAGCGGGCGGCCCAGCTGGTCGAGCTGCTGACCGCCTGCCTGATCGAGACCCAGCCCTCCGTCCGGCCGATGCTCGAGGCGCTCCTCGAGACCTCCGACAGCATCATGACCTACCGTTCGCGGTACCGCTCGAACATGCGTTTCGTGGCGACCCTCGACCTGCTGCTGACCGACCCGTCGAACCCGCGGAGCGTGGCGTTCCAGCTCAACACGCTCGAGCGGCACATCGGCAAGCTGCCCCGCAGCGACGACGAGGCGCAGGGCGCCGCGGCCGAGCAGCGGCTGGTGATGTCGATGAGCCACGCCATCCGCATGGCCGACGTCGAGGCGCTTGCCGAGGCCCACGAGATGGGCAACCAGAAGCCGCTGGCCGAGCTGCTGGCCCAGATCAGCCGCGACCTGCCGAGCCTGTCCAACGCGATCTCACTCAAGTACTTGGTCCACGCCGGCACGCCGCGGCAGCTCTCACCGCTCTAG